The following nucleotide sequence is from Macaca fascicularis isolate 582-1 chromosome 15, T2T-MFA8v1.1.
TGAACAAAAACATTGGCCTCTCCTGATTCTTTCTGCTAAGCCTGTGGCCTCTCGCACACTGTTTAAGTTGGGTCTTCCTGTTAATTGCCCAGTGGATTTTATTGCTGGAAAACCTGCTTTTCTTTCAGCTGGAGTGAAGACTGGGACATGTGTGGCTACATACAGATGGCCAGAGACCGGAATAACAACTGCAGAGTCGCCACGCTGGCCACCCTTCCTATTGTGTGAGCTGATGGACGGTGAAGACGAAGGACTTGACTGGGGATGGCACATACATGGGAGGACTTCATCTGAAATCTACCAGCCCCTGCTGTAGGATGCACACTGGCATCACTGAAGATCCAAGGGTGATTTGAATTCTGTGACATTTTCATACTGGCATATGTTACcactattttgattactgctATAACCAGCTTTGCATTATTGATTCACTGAATGGCTTTagattgtttttgctttaaaaggATGGATAAAATTTTACCtgtttaaataaaacttaatttcACTTGGAGTGGAGggacttctttctgtttttgacgTTTTGACATTCGGTAGTGTAGTCAAGCATGTAACTGGGCTCTAAAGATGGAACTGCTGTGCTGGAGGTTCACTAGGAGGAAGAGTGGGTGGCCTTCTCACTCTTCTACGAACAGATACGCAGATCTCATGTCAGTTGCCCAGTGGCTATGTCTGACCCAATCTTTGATTGGACAGAAAACGGACAAATGACCTATGAGGACAAAGGGAACCTGTGGTCTTTGCAGTGGAGGCAGGACAGGGCACTAAGGCATTGTCAAGGCTGTTTGTCTTTGGGTCCTCAAGGGACACGGGATAAACTCCAGCGTTTGCGGCTGAGCTTCAAAGGTGGTGTGCTGGCTTTGGAAGGTGGAGGACCAGATGAGAGAACCAGAAATGAGGATCTATGGCTGCATTTAAACCAAGCTGCCCTATCCCtgaataatttcttaataaatagGAACAACTTCCCAGATTGTACTAGCTTAAAAAGCACATAGTTTCATCATCTGTATGTTTTCAACAATCTCATGTTCCCCCTcaagaaatataaacaataagTGGAAGTGTTTAGTGAATAGACTCTATATCCCAGAGGAGGGTAACCAGGTACACAGCGGAGTCTCAGCTCACAAAGCCTCCAGCAGGCTCTGCTCAGGTCCATTTGGATTGGACCACGTGCCTTGCTGGGCTCTCCTGGGTGGTCCCTCCTGAGTACTTGCTAAAATTTCACACTTTTTGACCTAAAATGACAAGTGTGGCATCTGAAGTGAAATTCTTTGGATTTTGTAATGAAAATAGCCAGTGTGGTAGCAAGAAGACTTGGGAGACTCCAAAGCTAAATCTATTGTACTGATTGGGACCTAGGTTTGATATAATTTGAATTTATGCAGCATCCGCTACGTGCAGGTCATCACCACAGTGGAAGAGACAGGCCCTGACCTCAAGGAGCTGCAACTATTAGAGAGAGGGAGGTCATCAGGGAGGGCCTCCAGGAGGAAGGGAATGCAGACATCAGCCAGAGCAGCAGTCAATATGAGAAGGTGAAGAAGTCAGCATCTTAGCAGAGACTAGCACGTCAGCAACCCTGAGTCAAGACCCTGTGGTGAGAGACCCTGAGGAAGTGACTGCATCCAGGGTTTGGGTGACGAAGCTTGCCCAGTGGAGAGTTTGGACACAGGGGAACCACTGAGGGGGCGGACGCAGTGAACAGGCTGTTccagttctttctttctgtcaAACTACCCAGAAACCCAGTGGCTTGGAAGAAACATCTTTCACATCTGTCTGGACTCAGCTGCGTGGTTTTTACACAGAGGTCTCTATCAGTGCTGGAGACGTCGTAGGCTTGACTGCACTGGACATCAGTgaggctcactcacatggctggccACAGATGCTGGTGTCAGCTGGATGTTCATCTTGAGCTGTTGACCAGAGCACCTGCTTGGGGCCCCTCCATGGCTTGGGCTTCCCATGCATCAACACTGggaaatacatgtatatatgtattcgAGGTCCATAAACTGAAAACACTGAatttcggccaggcatggtggctcgtgcctgtaatcccagcactttgggaggccgaggcgggtggatcacttgaggtcaggagttcaagaccagcctgaccaacatgtgtttctactaaacacaaaaaatcagccaggcgtgttggtgcatgcctgtaatcccagctacttgggaggctgaggcaggagaatcacttgaacccgggatgtggaggttgaggttgcagtgagccaagaatgtacCTTTGCAAtcaagcctgggcaagaagagcaaaactccatctaaaaaaataaaaataaaaatgaaaaaccactGAATTTCATCAATGTTAATGATCACCTctattggtaaaaaaaaaaaaaaattaatcataaaaaGTATTACCAGGAGATTTGGTCTCATTccttttatattacatttaaaaagtttcataattcacatatttaaatttttttttcatatttacacTTTCAACAAGTATGTATTAAGCACATTTTATTAGGTCGTGCTGTGCTGGGTTTGGGGACATAAAAGTGAAGCGAATACTCACACTCCCTTCCCATGGAGCTCCTGTTCCCAAGTGAACAAGCAGAAGGCAGAGCAAAGCCTGGAACAAACCACGTGCAAGTGCCGCACTGGCGAGGCTCTAACGGGAGCCCAAGGGCAGTCGGGGCACACGTCAGGGATGTGCCGCCCTCTAGGAATCAGGGCAGGTCTGATCAAGGACCATCTgatcccttttttttctttctttcttttttcttttgttttcatttttcaacgTTTACTTTACAGTCAGGAGTACATGCGCAGGTTTGCTACAGGGgcatattgtatgatgctgaggtttggaataTGAATGAATCTGTCACCCAGacagtgagcatagtactcaatagacAGTTAGTTTTATTTCaacccttcccccctccctccttctccctcttgtATTCCTCAATGTCTATTGTTCCAATTTTTATGTTCATGAAtgctcattgtttagctcccacttattagtgagaacatgtcatttttattttccgtttctgcattagtttgcttaagataatggtttccagctgcattcatgttgctggaaaggacatgattttgttcttttttatggctgcgtagtgttccatggtgtatgtgtaccacagtttctttatccagtccactgttgattggcacctgggttgattctatgtctgctattgagaatagtgctgtgatgaacatatgtggGCATGcgtctttttagtagaatgattCATTTTCCATGGGTATATATCAGCAGTTGATGTTGGCTATTTATCTTATATCTTGTGAGCACAATAGTTGACAGGCAGAGACAGACAACaatcaaataaacaaatgtagAGTAATTAAGGTCACTGATTTTGAAATGGAAGAGTTCTGGGTTTCAATCATGGTTCAGCTTCTTAACAGCCATGCAACTTTGGGCAAGGCACTTAAACTTGTAGAACtcccatttcctcacctgtaaaagggaaatttaaaatgtgagtaCTCTGAAGATTAAAGGGGATAACTCAGTGATGCTTAGTATACAATCCCCAGTCCCTAGCATAGAGCCACTACTATTCTTCTTAAAGGTGTTTTGTAACCTAAGAGTGCCCCTATATCATTGAAACACCCTGGTTGGGGTCTTACCTTGAGATAGATCACTGAAGATTTTAGATAGAATTGTCAGAAAACACAGGAAAGTAATATGCCATGTGACAGGCCCTTGAGACCTGGGGAGAGCTGGTCACCTGAGGTCTTAGGACAGAGCAGAGATGGACAAGTTAGGGACACAGGACCATAAACATGACCTGGAGCCATGCTAACACGCTGCCTCTGCTAAGCTCTCTGCTATGGTTTGATGTATGATTAAAAAACCCCTGTGCCTGAGGGTTTCTCAGCTAAACGAGTTCTCCTCATCATTGCATTCTGCCCTGTTTATCCTTGGTTATTGAAACCCATATATGCGTGATGTGCTGTAATAGGTCAACCATGAACACCTTATCCGGCTAAAATCCAATCTTGCCAGCCAGTGACCCATCTAGGAAGCTTGTGTTCTTCCCCACCTTCTTTTGCATTCTCTCAGAAGCACAAGCATGTCAAAAAGCACTTTCTTGACTATTAGCAAGAAAATAACTTTCTCGACTTCTAACGGACTGATCATCGACTGTGTTCTGCTGGCAAACTGGAGTTGAAGCACACATGAATGAACGTTTGCCTTAAAACGTCAGTCACTGAAAGACAGCCTTGGAGCCGTGCTGATGACCTGTACCTGGCCCTGCTTGTGTCATTCATGAGGGTTTCCTTGTCCTGATAGAGAAACTGAAACCCCCATGCCAGCCCACATTTGCCCAAAGCAGCAACGGGGATACTCATCACACCATCATGTCCcatcttatcttttttcttagtttaaaaaTGATTCCATTTCTACAGGATCAGTACTTACTTACGAGGGGAGCAGGGCTAATGCCCTTGACTTAGTTGTACTGACTCCTCATTAGATGGGGAATGTGTCAGTATTTTCAGCAAACCTTGAATGTGATGAAACATTTGCTAAACTGTCTCCCAGTTTCAGAACAAGCTAACACACTCAGGGGCTCTATTTACAGCAATTGGGTGGAGTCAGGAGTGGGAACacgtcttgcactgtcaccttgATTAACAATAGCTCTGACTTGTGGGAGGACGGTCAAGTCCTGTCTCCTGTAACATGGGGCAGTGATGGGTCAGGGTCATGGCTCCTGCATTTGGGTGAAGCCTTCTCATCACTTTTAGACAAACAAGTGCAGGACGACCGCAGGCCTCCCCACTTCCATCAGCATCCTCCCAACTCCCCCTGACGTCCCTCATGAAGCTCCCCACTGATTCAGAGATCTCGTCCTGAGGGGCTAAAAGAAACATTCATTAACCCATCTAGAAAGTCATGAATAATTCATGAATTACATTGAATTCATCCCTAGTATAACTATCTTCAGAAATTCAGACTTGGTAACccattaaaacatcaaaatagtCAAAGATATTTATATCCACAATGAGTTCTTAATAAATGCCCAATACAGAACAATATAAATTAAACCAAAAAAGTACAAATTTTGTGCATTGACAGGGGATGTGGGGGGAATATAGCATGTTTGTGTGTGATCAAAACTTTTTATCAGCTTTAAATAGCCTATCAtaactataaatttttaaatgtaagctCCAGAgtaaccaaagagaaaaaaattataccacCAGATATGTCAATGAAATAAAGGAATCAAAGCTTATCAGTACAGAAACTCACCAAACcataaaggaaacaataaaagaagaaacaaaagatctacaaaacaaccagaaaataattaacaaaatgacagaagtaacTTCAGATATAGAGTGGCCGAATGGTTTTTCATACATGTTTCCCTAGTCCAGACACCCAAGAGTATGTCCTTCTCTAGGGCATAAGAAAATCTAGAGTTATATTTAGGATATCATAATGTGTGGGGAAGAGTGGACCGAGCTGGCATGCTCACAATGACCAAATTATGTTGGTCACATTTTAATCCAATACACTGATCCACAATTAacttgtaaataaataaagtacttgCTTTCTAGACACATTCCAGGAAGACCAGAGAAACTGACTTTTATCTATATGGAATAATCCACTGGCAAATTTCTTTTAGGATAGACCAAAGCTGATCTAGAACATAATCTTTACATAGCTGGATCCTTCCCATCAGACGAGAAAGAACATCTGGGTTGAAAGGCTCCATTAGAAGAGCAATGTGGGATGGTGCTGTGTTGACAACTGGTagtccctgccctcctgccctACATCTTTGTAGAGGACTGGAGCCCAGAGTGGGCCATGGTCAACTTATATGTTGAAGTGAAGACCTCCTTCTAGTTGTGCATGTGCTTATTACAGATATGCCACGGTGCGAAGTACCCCAGGACTACAGGAATAAATAAGAATACGTGCTGTATCCATGATCATGAGGCACACAGGCCAGAGTGCCAGCTGTGGAATAGCACAGCTCGGGTCCAAAGCCTGGCTGGGCCATGACCACCTGAATGACCTGAGTAATGATCTCAGACAAATTTGTAAAAAGAAGTGGAGGCCCTGCCTGCCAGCGGGCTATGCGGTAAGAGGCAGCATCCAGTCAGGTCAGGGCACCGTGTCCTCTCCTTGGAAACCTGTGCAGCGAGGCTGGAGGTCCTCAAGGCCACGGCAGCCATGGAGAAGGCGGGCCTGGCTCCAGGCGGCGCAGAGGCACTGGACAGGTCCTCGGGGGGAGCCTGGCGGGATCTGGCTCGTCCTGCGCTCTGCTTCCAGGTTCTGGCCCTGTAAACCGACGTAtagggccaagacagggccatTATGTGTCAGCCAGTGCCTGGGTCAGGCGCCAGGCAGGAAGGACTCTGGCGGATCAGCCCCACAATGCCCACAGCCCTACAGGGTGGCCCATCCAGGGCCACACACCTGCCCCCAGGAGCAGGACGTCCCTGAGGCTAGAGAGTCCAGCTGGACCGGTGGAGGGGCCTCATCCTTTGCCCTTTGACTCCTCTTGTAGGCGCCCTCACTGGGCACCTGCACACTCCTCCAcaccctggctctgtcaccagtcCCATTGTGATGTCATAAGCTCCCAGGTGCCCAGTGCGCACCCAGCCACAGAGAAGTGGGTGACTTAGGAGTATCCTCTCCACTTCTGACCCCTAGTTTCGTCCGCGCACAACTTGCTCAAAATGGGCAACTCGCTAAGCATATTTTGTTCCTGGTTCCGCCGCAGGTCCCGGCGAGGCCGTCGGCAACGTGCTCGTCTAAACGTATTTTGTTCCTGGTTCCAGCGCAGGTTCTGGCCACACCATTGGCATCGTGCTCGTCTTGtctgtgaggccttcccagctgGCTGGGCTCACCCTGCGGCTCCTGCACCTATGCCTGCCCCTGGAACCCTGGGCTGTTCCCGATTCCTCTTCTACCCTCAGCGACATCCTGGGCCTTCTTTTCCAGCCAGGTGGGACGGCGCCCCTACGAGGCTGTGTCTTCTCCCTCGGAACAGGGGCACCCCACCGAGGGTCCCGCCTCCTGTGGTATGGAGCCCCCCCTCAAGGAAGAAACCCGTGCTGTCTGCTCGCAACTCCATGATGTTCGGACACCCCAGCACCGTGAGGATCCCTCCTCTCAGATGCACGTTTAACCTCCGACTGCCTTCATTAGATGAGCAGGTGATCCCAGCCAGGCTCCCGAAGACAGAAGAAGAGCCCGAAGAACCAATGGAAGTGGATCAGGTAGAGACCCAGGGGCAGGAGGATGAGAAAAGGGGCCCCTGTAGCAATGGGGAAGCAGCTTCCACCTCTAGGCCCCTGGAGACTCAGGGAAACCTCACTTCCTCCTGGTGCAGTCCCAGGCCCTTGGAGGGAAATGTCCATCTCAAGAGCTTGACAAAAAAGAACCAGAGTGACAAGGCCCAGGTGCATGCAGTGAGTTTCTACTCCAAGGACCATGGAGTTTCCAGCTCACACAGCCCTGCTGGAGGCATCCTTCCCTTTGGGAAGCCTGACCCAGCTCCAACAGTGCTCCCTGCCCCAGTTCCAACAGTGCTCCCTGCCCCAGTTCCAACAGTGCTCCCTGCCCAAGTTCCAGCAGTGCTCCCTGCCCCAGTTCCGGGCTGCTCCCTGTGGCCAAAGAAGGCGGCCTTGAAGGTGCTGGGTAAAGACCACCTGCCCAGCTCTCCAGCGTTGCTTATGCGGGGGAAGGACATGCAGCGCAAAGATCCTCCAGCTCTAGGATCAAGTAGCTCTTCTCCACTCAGAGCTGCCGGCCACGAGTCCCGCAAAAGAAAGCTGTCAAGGTCACCGCTGCCGCTGCCACCAACCCCTCCCCTGCAACTGAGGTGGGATAGAGACGAGCTGCCCCCACCCGCTAAGCTTCCCTGCCTGTCTCCTGAGGCACTGTTAGAGCTGGGTCAGGCTTCCCAAAGGGAAGGACgcctccagctgggcaacatggatAAGAACATGAGGGTGTTAAGTAGAACATCAAAATCCAGGAGACGAAAACAGCCCCttgggaggagaaagaagatacGGCAGcgcaggcgccgtggctcacgcctgtagtccagcactttgggaggctaaggcaggtggatcacgaggtcaagagatcaagacctgAGGAGCATCTCTGCCTGGTCCCCGTACCATCTGGGAAGTaaggagcgcctctgcccggccGCCTCAcagtctgggaagtgaggagggcCTCTGCCTGGCCACTGCTGGGTCTGGGAGGTGAGGAGCGGCTCTGCCCAGcgccacccccccaccccactgtATGGGAAGTGAGGAGCATCTCTGCTTGGCCGTCTGACAATCTGGGAGGTGAGGAGCACCTCTGCCTGGCCACCAACTTGTCTGGGaggtgaggagcgcctctgcccagcGTCACCCCCCGACCCCACTGTATGGGAAGTCAGGAGGGTCTCTGCTTGGCCACCAACCTGTCTGGGAGGTGAGGAGCACCTCTGCTTGGCCACCAACCCGTCTGGGaggtgaggagcgcctctgcccagctTCACCCCCTGACCCCACTGTATGGGAAGTGAGGAGGGTCTCTGCTTGGCGACCTCACAATCTGGGAGGTGAGGAGCACCTCTGCCTGGCCATCAACTCGTCTGGGAGGTGAGGAGCACCTCTGCCCAGCgccaccccccccaccccactgTATGGGAAGTGAGGAGCGGCTCTGCTTGGCCACCAACCCGTCTGGGaggtgaggagcgcctctgcccagcGCCACCCCCACCAACCCCACTGTATAGGAAGTGAGGAGCATCTCTGCTTGGCCGCCTCACAGTCTGGGAGGTGAGGAGCACCTCTGCCTGGCCACCAACCCGTCTGGGAGGTGAGGAGCGGCTCTGCCTGGCCACTAACCCGTCTGGGaggtgaggagcgcctctgcctggCCACTAACCCGTCTGGGaggtgaggagcgcctctgcccacCCACACCACCGTCTGGGAAGTGGGGAGCCTCTCTGCCCCTGCTGCTGTGCAACCCTCCAAGTGTGAAGTGACATCCTTGTGTGTGATATTTCTGCCTTCCCCAAGTTTGCATTTTCGACATTaaagtttacatttatttatttatttatttatttatttatttatttatttatttatttttagacggagtctcactctgtcgccggggctggagtacagtggcgtgatcacagctcactgcaagctccgccaccggtgttcaagcaattctcttgccttagcctcctgagtagctgggattgtgggcacacaccaccatgccaggctaatttttttttttttttgtacttttagtagagacgcagtttcaccatgttggtcaggctagtctcaaactcctgaccttgtgatctgcccacctcggtctcccaaagtgctgggattacaggcttgagccaccacacccagctcaagtttactttttaattaaaaaataaaaaataataaaaaacgaCAACAAGAAAACAGACAGATGGAGACGgtcctggacaacacggtgaaacaccttctccactgaaaatgcaaaaattagccgggcgtggcggcgggcgcctgtagtcccagttacttgggaggctgaggcagaagaatggcttgaacctgggaggtggaggttgcagtgagccgagattgcaccactgcactccagcttggcgacaaagcgagattccgtctcaaaaaaaaaaaaaaaaaatagtaagacaTGGGAAACTGCAGTGCCACCCAGCCTGCCCCTGCTGTCTCCACACCTGCTGAGACTCCCTACCCTTGGCCACCTACACTTCACAGATCCCGGCTCCTTCTCCTACCTCTGACTTGACCCACGTGGCTGCTGGGTCCCTCACCCTGCCTGTCCCTCCACCTTTGCCCACACCAAGAATTGAGTAAAATTTGATAGCCATAATTCCTAACTCTCCCCCTGGCTCCTCCTGCTGACCTTACCCCCATTTTGGGGGTTCGGCCTTATGAGAAAGGAGGCTGCTCTCATTCAGCTACAGTTTCAGTGCCTCTGACCTCTCACCCCTGCCCAATACCTCCTAGCCCCGCATCTTTCTCCTTCCAGCCTCCCTTCAGAAGGTAGCCTCCTACACCCATATGTGTGcattcctctcctcctctttcttcccctaCTCCTCTTCCAGCCCCTTCCACTGGGATCCCTGCTATCACCCATCAGCTGTTGAATTCCACAGCAGCCATTTCCACCATCACAGCAAGGGCATCTGACCACCTGACCTTGCAGCCCCCTTTAGGCCCTCAGCTCTTTGCTATGGACATGACTCCCGCTACTAACGCTGTGGCTTTCAGATCTTCACCAAGCTCCAGAATGAGCAGTCTCTTAATTTCCCAAATTCAATGCACAGTAGAGGCACCCTGGAAAGACATCGGCCTCCGTCTGCCTGGCTACATTCATAttctccagccccacccctcGGCCCACACTCGGGGCCCCCTGATGGGCAGCAATGAAAAGCCTGTGTCCCCAGTGCCCCTGTTTTTCCGAGCCTTCCCATCAGGGCTCCTCCAGGCACCTCCAGTTTAGGGAGCCGCACCTCTGCAACATCCTCCCCCAGAACAGATGGTAGGGACGGCACCACAACTCCTGCGACTGGACACAATTAGGGTTCTCATTCAGAAAGAGCACCTGAGGCCCACTGGTACACACAGGTGGTACGATGGGGAACAAATAAGAAGCAAGTCTCCCTCCACATATGGTCCCCATGAATGGACATTCCTCCTGGAGGAAGGGGCTCAGTCCCTTGAAGTTAAATTTAAGCTGCTCTCTCCTTATAGAAGCCAGAGGCCCAAAAcctcaaagtgtgtgtgtgcctgtgtgtgtgtgcctgtgtgtgtgtgtctgtgtgtgtgcctgtgtgtgtgtgtctgtgtgtgtgcctgtgtgtgtgtgtctgtgtgtgtgcctgtgtgtgtgtgttggagggtgTGGGACTGATGAGCCCAATCAGAACCACAGTGTATTTGAGACACTCCCCTGTGGGCAGAAGCAGCAGCCAGCTTGTCATCATCAGCTGTGCCCTCCCCGGCTTGACTGTTAATCTGGCTGACCCGAGTCCCCAGCCAGGTCTCTCTTCTTTGAACTGGCAGGATGCCCGCTGCTCTTTACAGGTGCCCGTCTTCCCCTTGCCCATTTACTTTGATGGGCCCTTCTCTCTCCTGATTGTGTGTATTAAAACCTTATTCTTGTTGCTCTGCCTCTGCTCATgtgtctatatattttataatatatataatatagtttaattttttattaaatattatatgtattaattatatGTAACCTGAAAACTAGATATAAAGAATGTAGGCATATAGATATCTGGCAACAATGAAACCGAAAGAAACTTGCAGATCAACAAA
It contains:
- the LOC102122577 gene encoding putative UPF0607 protein ENSP00000383144; its protein translation is MGNSLSIFCSWFRRRSRRGRRQRARLNVFCSWFQRRFWPHHWHRARLVCEAFPAGWAHPAAPAPMPAPGTLGCSRFLFYPQRHPGPSFPARWDGAPTRLCLLPRNRGTPPRVPPPVVWSPPSRKKPVLSARNSMMFGHPSTVRIPPLRCTFNLRLPSLDEQVIPARLPKTEEEPEEPMEVDQVETQGQEDEKRGPCSNGEAASTSRPLETQGNLTSSWCSPRPLEGNVHLKSLTKKNQSDKAQVHAVSFYSKDHGVSSSHSPAGGILPFGKPDPAPTVLPAPVPTVLPAPVPTVLPAQVPAVLPAPVPGCSLWPKKAALKVLGKDHLPSSPALLMRGKDMQRKDPPALGSSSSSPLRAAGHESRKRKLSRSPLPLPPTPPLQLRWDRDELPPPAKLPCLSPEALLELGQASQREGRLQLGNMDKNMRVLSRTSKSRRRKQPLGRRKKIRQRRRRGSRL